TCCAGCCGACCGCGCGCGGACCCAGGTGGATCGGCGGGGGAAAGCGACCCGCATCCACCCAGCCGTAGATCGTCGGCCGCGCCACCCCCAGCCGGGCCGTGATCTCGGATGCCCGGATGAAGCGGATCGGCTCGTCCGTTCTCTTCTCGCTCGGCCTATCGGCCATCTCTCCACTCCCTCTCGTTCGTCCCGCGGCTGCTTTCGACCAGCGGTGCCGGTGGCGGTGCGGTGGAGCACGCGTGCCGTCCGAGTCCGCGTCGTAGCCGTCGATGAAGGCCAGAATTCGGTCCGCCATCCGTAGCGACAGCGAGCGCCCGGCGGCGATCTGGCGCATCAGGTTCGGGTCGCCCACGGCCCTCATGCCGAACGTCGTCGGCGGCATGCCCGTGCGGTCGAGAAACGCGGCGACGCGCGCGTTGAAGTACCGCTCCAACGTCTCCATGGCCGTACTGCTCTCGCGTCTTCATGGCGAAAACGGTGAAGACTTGTCCGCAGGGGAGTCAACAGCTAGGAGATCGCCTAAGTGTCGATAACGTCGAGGAGGTCCAATACCGTCGAGTTGGCGCTGGACTCCGCCGCCAGCGGGGCGGTGAAGCACCCCCGCGCACGCTTGCGGGCAGTCTCCCGAAACGATCTGAAGGTGGCCTGTGCGGTAGGCGCGGAAACGGCGGACTCGGCGCCGCCGGCCAGCGAGTGGCGGGTCACGTATCCGGACGTGTAAGGCGATGCCGGGCCGTCGGTCGGCGGTTTCCCCCTCTGCCTTGCGAAGCCGCCCGGAATCGGGACTATTTCAATCCATGAAAAACAAAAGGAAACCGGCCCCGGCGCGGCTCGATCCGGTGCGTCGGCGGCTACTCCAGCTCCTGACCACGAAGGGCTCGACCTTGCAGGCCGCGTCGATTGCCATGGGCCGCAACGAGGCCTACCTGCAACAGTTCGTTCACAGGGGCACGCCGAAGATCCTCGCCGAGGACGACCGCGAGATCCTGGCGGAGCATCTGGGTTGCCGGCCCGAGCTCCTCAAGCACGGCAGAAGCTACCGGCTCTCGACGCACGCCAAGCGGCCGCCACCGCCTTCCGACGCCTACTCCGCGCCGGTCGGCTACAGCGTCGTGCCGGAGGCCGATGTCAGATTGGATCCGGGCACGGAGGCTTGGAACGGTGCGTTGCGGGAAACCGGAGAGGCGTGGCTGTTCGCCGATTCGTTCATCCGCCACCGGCTCCGGGCCGATCCCGGCGACCTCTGGATGATCGAGGTGGACGGCGACTCGATGGAGCCGCTGCTCTCAAGCGGCGACCACATCCTGATCGACGCGAGCCGGACGGTGCCCGCGCCGCCGGGGATCTTCGTGATCTGGGACGGCATCGCGCTCGTCGCGAAGCGGATCGAGCATGTGCCGCACTCCGACCCGCCCCGCGTGGTCCTCAAGCCTGTCAACCCCGAATACGACAGCCACGAGCAGCTCGCCGGGGAGATCCAAGTCGTCGGCAGGGCGGTCTGGATCTCGAAACGGCTATGAGGGGTTGGCGCGCGTCTCGCGGAATGACCGGAGCGGTCGGTACGTCACCGCAATGAGTACACTGCGTGTTTGCGAAGCCAGGTGCTGGGGACGGCGAGAGGGGGCTATATTGGTTGGCCGACTCGTGACTTGGAGGGAGAGCCCATGGACAGCCCGACGGACCGGTTAGAGGAAGCCGAGGCCGCAAGCTTGGCAACGCCGGGTCCGATCCGCTCAGCCATCCCGCTTCCCGTCGCAGCGCACGGATCCGCTTCGGAACCCATGCCGCCGATCAGCGTCACACACCGGAGTCGCCGGTGGCGGGTCCGCTTCGCACGGCGGGAGCGGCTTGGGCGAGGATCGAACGCCGAGAGGTCGAAGACAACCGTGGCCCAAATGTCGCGAAGAGGTCTGAAAGGGGACGGGGAAGAACCCTCGGCGATCCACCGCGATCCTTACGTTAGCTGCGGCATCAAGAGCGGTTCAGCCGCATCCGTGGCTGCTCGAACGATCAGCGGAGTCGCGACCTCCGCGCTGTTCACATAGCCGAGGTCATATGCCACGAAGCGATCTTCCGTTCGGCAGCGAGTTCTCGCCAGACCGGATCGATCTCCCGGTCCTACTGGAGTTGGCGCAGGAGCACGGTGCGGATTGGAATACCTTCGAAGAGGCCGTGAGAGATCGCTATTTCGCTGAACACAAGACCAGCGATTACAACAAGCGCAAACTCGCCAACAATACGAAGCTGTCCCTCCGGGCCTACGGGCTCATCGGCGAGTCCGATGCCACTCTCACCGAGATGGGCGAGGCACTCTATGCGAGCCGCCACGACCAAGTAGCGCTCTTCGAGGCATTCGCCCGCCACATTCTCAAGAACTGTCGCGGAATGAGCTTCGTGCAGTGTCTGCTGGACATGCATGTCGCGGGTGAGCGAATCAATCTCATCAAGCTCCGCCAGTGGCTTCAGGAGCGAGGCATCGCTGTGCCGCGCGGCGGTAAGCACATGAGCACGATGCGCCTCTGGCTTGAAAAAGGCGGAGTGCTCGTCTCGGGTTACCGAGTTGATCAGGCGCGCCTCAACGAGATTCTCGGCATCGCCGTGGAGGAGTTCGAAGCTCTGGCCATCTTCTCACCGCAACAGCGCGCCTATCTCAAGGCTCTCGCCAACATCGACGGGGGTGGCCCGCACCCATCCAACGACATCGAACGACTCGCGGCCGCCACCTACGGCGTGACGTTCAACGAAAAGAACCTTCCCAAACAGGTTCTCTACCCGCTGGAGAAAGCGGGGTACATTGAGCTGGAGCGCGGTACGAAGAAGGCGGGTCGGGGTGCCAAGCCGTTCATGGTCACGGCCACGGACAAGCTGGAGGTCGATGTCATCGCACCGTTGATCGAGCAGATCGAGCACCTGACCCATGCCGATCTGCGGCCCCTCTTGCGCAAGTCGCTCCGGGACGTGCGCGCGGATCTGAGAGCGGAAGATCGACACATTCGCGGCCTCGCACTCGAAGCGCTTGCCTTCAAGCTCATGCGCCTCATTGACCTGACCTACGTGGCGACTCGCCTCCGCGGCGCAGCCACCGGTGGAGCCGAGGTGGATCTCGTATTCCAGAGCACCAGGCTCGTCTTCTCCCGGTGGCAGGTCCAGTGCAAGAACGCCGGTCGTGTATCGCTGGACGACGTAGCCAAGGAAGTGGGGCTCACACATTTCCTCAAAAGCAACGCGATCGTCATGGTGTCGACCGGCAAGATCAGCGAAGACGCCCGGCGGTACGCCAACAAGATCATGACCGACTCCAATCTCTGCGTCGTCATGCTGGATGGCGACGATCTTGCCCTGATCGAGGCCCGTCCCGCTGCTATCGTCGATGTGTTCAATCGCGAGGCCGGCCACGCGATGGAACTCAAGAAACTAGAACTGTAGGAGCCCGCCCATGTCGCAAGCACAGCCCGCCTTCACTACGTTTCGCGAAACCCCCTTGGGGAAGATCATTCAGGGGGACAGTCGCGACGTGCTGGCGAGCTACACCGGCGAGTCCGTGGACCTCATAATGACCAGCCCACCATTCGGCTTGGTTCGCAAGAAAGACTACGGCAACGTCGAGGCCGACGAGTACGTTGATTGGTTCAAGTCATTCGCCGCCGAGTTTCACCGCGTCCTCAAGGACAACGGCAGCTTGGTCATCGACATCGGCGGAGCTTGGAACAAGGGCTACCCCACCCGGAACCTCTACCACTTCAAGCTGCTCATCATGCTTTGCGAGGAGTTCGACTTCCGCCTCGCACAGGAGTTCTATTGGTGGAATCCCTCGAAACTCCCAACGCCCGCCGAGTGGGTGACAGTACGCCGGATCAGAGTGAAGGACGCCGTCAACACGGTCTGGTGGCTCTCCAAGACTCCTTGGCCCAAAGCCAGCAACCGCCGCGTTCTCCAGCCCTACAGTCCGAGCATGCGGGATTTGCTGACGAAAGGTTACCGTGCGAAGAAGCGCCCGTCCGGCCATGACATCAGCAGCAAGTTCAGCATTGACAACGGTGCGGCCATCCCGCCCAACCTCATTGCGATTCCGAACACGGAGAGCAACAGCTTCTACCTGCGCTATTGCGAGGAAAAGGGCCACAAGCCGCACCCGGCGCGTTACCCGGCGGCGCTCCCTGAGTACTTCATCCGGATGCTGACCGAACCCGGCGATTTGGTGGTTGACCCGTTTGCCGGAAGCTGCGTCACCGGCGAAGTGTGTGAACGAACCGGGCGTAGGTGGGCGTGTATCGAGCTGTTGGACGAGTACTGTCAAGCTGCCTTGGGTCGCTTCGTCCGGGATCCCCGCGAGACTGCGAAAGTAGCCACAAAGCCCGGTGACCCGTCAAACTACTACCGGGTCCCTCGACCGGACATCTTGTGGGAAAATGGTGCGGATCCGCCACTCGCCGAAGATGGGGGCAGGAAGCGTCCCGTCAAGCCGAAAGATCTCCCGGCGAAGGTGCCCGACGATATGCTAGAAAGTGCTCGCGAACAGTACGAATTCGTCATGCGCCGCGCCTTTTCAGATCGCTCCGCGAGGTCTGAGGTCAAATAGGCGGTTGAAACGCATAGCTGAATTCCTCTTTCTGGTCATACCCGTCGTGCGGTGCTTGGGGCTTCAACGAAGCTGGGGCGGATCGCCGTTTCAATCCGCACCGGGCGCACCGGTTGAAGGAACCATCCTGACGCTTGAGATCCATGAGTTTCAATCCTCGCCCGGCGCTGGCGCCGGGCGCACGGGGATCCTTGGCGTACTGAGGGTCGATCCAGTGAGTGTTTCAATCCTCGCCCGGCGCTGGCGCCGGGCGCACGATCCGCCAGCCGGGCGGCGTCCGGTATCTCGACAACGTGTTTCAATCCTCGCCCGGCGCTGGCGCCGGGCGCACCGGGATGGCGGTGGAGATCAATCAGCGGGGCGGCATCCTCGTTTCAATCCTCGCCCGGCGCTGGCGCCGGGCGCACGAGCCGGGTTCCCCACTCGGTCGCTTCGTTGCCCTTGTTTCAATCCTCGCCCGGCGCTGGCGCCGGGCGCACTCGTGTAGGTGGGGCTTCGTGTCCCAGCCGTCCGAGGTTTCAATCCTCGCCCGGCGCTGGCGCCGGGCGCACTCGTGTAGGTGGGGCTTCGTGTCCCAGCCGTCCGAGGTTTCAATCCTCGCCCGGCGCTGGCGCCGGGCGCACTTTCCCAGGCAGGTCATCGCTGCCCTCGATGATTCAGTTTCAATCCTCGCCCGGCGCTGGCGCCGGGCGCACTCGGCCATCTGTTCGACAATTTTGTAAAGGTCTGGGTGTTTCAATCCTCGCCCGGCGCTGGCGCCGGGCGCACCTGACGCGCCCACGTGGACCTGCCTGGACTGCGGTAAGTTTCAATCCTCGCCCGGCGCTGGCGCCGGGCGCACCTCCGCGCCCTGGAGAAGATCGAGCATGCCCTGGCGGTTTCAATCCTCGCCCGGCGCTGGCGCCGGGCGCACCGCTGCACGTCTCACCACGAAGCTGTCCAGCTCCCTCACGTTTCAATCCTCGCCCGGCGCTGGCGCCGGGCGCACTTGATGATCGCGGAACATGGATCGTCCAGCGCTTCCGTTTCAATCCTCGCCCGGCGCTGGCGCCGGGCGCACCGCTGCGCGACGCTCGCACGCACGCAAGAAGACAGGCGCGAGTTTCAATCCTCGCCCGGCGCTGGCGCCGGGCGCACCGCGCCCACAAGGGCGTCTACCACCGTCTCTCGCCGAAGTTTCAATCCTCGCCCGGCGCTGGCGCCGGGCGCACTGGGGAAACGGTGATACGGCGCGGTCACTCCTTCTCGTTTCAATCCTCGCCCGGCGCTGGCGCCGGGCGCACAAGAAGTACGCGCTGACTCCGGTCGCGGACGGGATCTCGGTTTCAATCCTCGCCCGGCGCTGGCGCCGGGCGCACCGCACGCCCCTGCTGCCGTCGGGTTCCGGAACGGATTGCGCGTTTCAATCCTCGCCCGGCGCTGGCGCCGGGCGCACGCAGCGCCACGTGGGCCGGATCATCCAAGGTTCCGCCGTTTCAATCCTCGCCCGGCGCTGGCGCCGGGCGCACGGCAATGGCGACCTTGACCGGACCGGGCAGCGCCGCGTTTCAATCCTCGCCCGGCGCTGGCGCCGGGCGCACAGCCATAAGCATAACCCCATGGCCGGACATCGCATACGACGGAGAATGCGAGCGCTGTAGCACGACCGGAGATTCCCGATCCCGGTATCCGTCCTCCGATCGTGTCTTGTCCATCACAAGCCCTTGCGGTCCAACACATTCGAGCGCTGTCCCGGCCTGGTTGCATTGACGGAGCGGTCGCACCCGCGGCGGCAACGAGGTAGATGCGATCACGCCATTGAATTAGTAGCCTACCCACCGCCCCGTTCCTTCTGGGCTATTGCGGCGGCTATCCTTGCCCGGCGGTCGGCTTCCTCGTGGTACAAGCCCACCATGAAAAGCGATTTGTCCTCCAATCCCAGCCTTCGGGGGAACTTCTCAGGGATCAACCCCTCCAGTCGTCTTTGCAGGATGTGTCGGCGCCCTGTCTCCTCGGCCCTCTCGATCTTCGGCAGATGAGCCTTCCGCGCCATCTCCAGCAATCGCGGGAACACGGCCATCGGGCTACTCGTCGCGCCTCCGACGTTGCGGTCGACCACGGTCCTGATCTTCTGGGCTTGGTACTGGATGTCGTCGAGCACCGCCAACAGGCGGCCCAAGTGGTAGGCCGGGCTGGGATGGTCCGGGTTCAGTCGCGTCAGATTGCCGGTCGATGCGTCGTTCATGCGGTCGTTCTCCAGTTCATGGTCGTTGTTTCGGAGTGCAAGACCGGTGCGGTCGAGCACAGCGGCCTTGAGAATGGCGGCGCGGGAGGTCGTCATCCTCCGCTCGACCGAGGCTCGTCGTACCGCGGCTGCTTGCAAACGTTGCGGGAAGGGCGCGCCGAGCAGCGCTGTGCGCCAGAGGGCAAGCCCATCGGCGGCCCTGATGTCCTTGCGCGGGTGCACGGTGGAAGCCAGCAGCTGGCCGATACCGACAGCAGCCGGTTCCCCGTTCTGCCCCACGATGTTCACGCGTTCGACCCATCCATGAACGTTGGCCTGCACCTCACGGAGCGGCACGTCGATCCAGTCCCTGAACACCACCCGTGACTTGTATCCCGACGCAGTGAATGAGTGAAAGCCAGCGTCTGCGGGGAGAAGCGCCGTCCTGCCGGTGCGAGGAGACCGGAACAGCTCAGCGACATCAGCCGATGACGGGTTCTCTAGGCATCGCATGATGTCCACTGCGAACCCCGGGTCACCGGTTGACCAGTAGGCGAGCTTCGCATCCCCGATCCGGTGGCTACCGCCGCGGTTGTGTGTCGCGGCGAGGCTTCGACCGCCGCCCGCCTTCCAATCCATGAGGTCATTGAACGCAACGGTGACGCGGTAGGCGCAGGAAAGGCAGACCGACGTTGTACGATACCTCTCGGTCTTCGGACCATGCTTCTCCAGTCCGAACGACACGAACGCCGGTTCGTTGGCACTGGTGACAGCAGCCGCGCCCACACCCTTGGCCTTCACGGGGTTCTTCTTCGCGAGCGGGCCTCTGCGGGCACAGACGGAGCAGCGGCCCTCTCCGGTGGCCGATGAACGTTCGACCTCCCGTGCCCAGAACGCTGCAACATCCGGCTGGTCATGCACGTAGCTCCCGTCAGCGCGGAAGGCGATCCACTGCTTGGCCTCCTTCTCGGTCAGGACTCTCGGCTCCTTGCCGGGCAACAGGCGTGCCTCCAACAAGGACAACGCGTCAGCGTCCGACACCAGATCCGCCACCGCTCCAACTGCCGAACTCCCGGTCTCATCTGCGCAACGGTTCAGCAATTCCCGGTACGCAGCATGTCTCTTTTCTGCCCGCCTCGCCCGCCTCTCTCCTTTGCCCACAGGCATTCCGAAAACGTACTCGGGTCCCTCGACCAGAAGGAACGGTTCGTTCCCAGACGTTCTGTTGACCTTGGGGACGGCGAGTGGCTGCCCTTCAGTGCCCATGTGAATGGGCTGCACCTTCCCAGAGGTCGAGTCGATGTCTACAACGAGAGTGCTCTCGTCCCTCTGGTAATACGCGTACCCGTCCTCCAGTCCCTTGCCATACTCCATGAGTCGCCGGAACAGCATCTCAGACCTTTCGCGACAACGGACGGCGGGGGAGGCGGGAGCTCCGCGCTTCGACCAGCGTCCCCTCTTGCAGCATGGCGTCGAAGAAAACGGGTGTTCCGCGACCCGAGCCATCGGGATCGTAGTTCAAGTCCAGGAGCATCGGTCCCAAGTCAACCGTTTCGTCGATGGGATGCGCGTTGCCCGTCACTGCCGGGCCGAAGTGCGCCGCGAACTCCCGGCAACCCAGGTAGGGCCGGTGAAAGCACCGGCCGCGCTCGACCCGCCGCCGAAACACGTCCCGATGCCGGACGACACCTTCCTTTTCGTGCGGGCGCGGTTCCTGCCAGGCACGGATCACGTAGGCCACGTCGCGCAGGGCGACGGTGTGCCGCTGGGTGCGGGCCGCGCTCGCGACGAACCCAACGGAACCGGTGGCTCGGCGGTTGACTTCGTTGCGGGTAAACGAATGCCATCGTATCGGCCTGAGCACGTCGATCCCCGTGACCACCCACTCGAACTCTGGCTTCCAGTAGATGGCCTCTAGGACGCCGCGGGCGGCCGACGGAGTCATCACCGGATAGCTCACCCGCTCGACTTTGTGCTCCGGCCGCGTGAAGCAGGCCGTCTCTCCCCAAACCTGCACCGATAGGGGTCTCATGACCTATCCCACCAAGCTGGTGAGCGAGACGCCCGTGGGGAGTCCTGTGCCATCGACCTTGATCTTGTAGTCCCGGAATGATCGCGGAGTCTCCACGCCGTCCTTCAGCCGCGCCCGAACGCGGTCGAAGAGTTCGTGGGCGGGCGTGTTGCCGAGTTCGGACTCGTGGGAGAAGATGTGCAGTCCCCGGGTCGCGATCAGGCCACGGGCGGCCGAACGGTCGAGGTCCCACATCATTCTCAGCGCCCTCCAAAGGAGCTCCAGATCCGAGGCATTGAACTTCGTCCTCCCGGCGAACGGGGGCGATACGAAGCCGTGGGCGCGATAGAGGCCATAGGGAATGGTCGCCTTGCTGCCCATTTCGGTCTCGCTGCTCGTGCTCTCGAACTTCTCCCGCGTCGTGAACGCCTTGCGGGTGAGTGTGTGGACCATCGGATTGATCGGGTCGACCGAGCGCGCAAACGTGAACTGCACGGGGCCGCGGATCTGCCCACAGTTGTAGTCGCCCGTGCTCGCCACCGCCCCGAACGTTCTCACGTCCCAGAACGTGGCGCACAGCCGGTTCCCGCCGGCTTCCCGGTCCTTCCGGGAGGTGGAGCGTGCCTCCAGTCCCTCATCCTTGTATGCTCTCTCCAAGTGGGCGTTCAGGTAAGTGTCGCCTTGGACGAAGATGGCGTGGCCTTCGGCGGCGGCATAGTCCCGGACCCGCCGCTTGATGGCCACGTCGGTGATCAGGCCGGCACCGGTTTCAGGGTCTTGGCGCGGGAGGTTCCCAGCGTCCGGATCGCCGGAGATGTTGCCGTCCGTTATGTCGAAGAGGAGCACGAAATCGTGTCTGCGGCGGGTGTCTGTGATGCGGTTCTGCGATGTCGTCATGCCGGTTCTCCTGCCAAGAGCGATTGGTTCCTTGTATTCCATAGATCCATGTTTCAATCCTCACTGCCGTGTTTAACGAAACAGTGCTCATAGTTCCATAAAGCTATACGAGAACCCCATCGCGTCACAACCTCCTCCGGGCGTTGGGCTCATCCAAGACCAGACCCGCCGTGGCATCATACGGCCCCGTCCACTCGGGAAACCCCGATGCCGATCCCCGTTCCCCCGTCATGCCATCGGCGCGGGCACGCTCGAAATCCCGGTGCCCGAGGTCGACCAGATAGGGCTGCAGACGTCGGCGAAGCCTCCGCGCCTTGGTCGGGTCCGGCGTGGCGGGACCCTCCGCCATATTATCGAGATACTGTAGCCAGCCGCGCACCTCGTCTCCGCGCTCAAAGTTGGTGATCACGACGGGGAATTGATCGTCCTCGATCAGGCGGAAGTCCTTTGCTATTTCGTCATAAGGGAAGTTCCCGTTTGATCGCCGATCTTGGATCGAACACCTGTCGAGTCCGTTCCCCGGTGCCAACAGGCCATAGAGTTCTCTGAAATACCCAGCCATCGCTGTCTCCGGTCGGTCGCACGCGAAGTCGTGGGAGGAAACGATCTTTTCCGTCTGGCCGATGGCGGGGCCGTACACTGCATCGGCAGCTGCCCATGTATCGGGCGTCCTGAAGACCGTGACCGTCCCGAGATCCTCCATGTTTCCCTCGCGGTTGCACCGGCCCGCTGCCTGCACGACCGAGGGCAGGGGGGCGAACTCGCGCCACACCGCCGGGAAATCCAAGTCCACGCCCGCTTCGACGATCTGCGTGGACACCAACAGACATGGTTCCCCGCGCTTCAGGCGTTGTCTGACCATTTCCTCGACGCGGCGGCGGTGCCGGGAGCAGAGTCTGGTGGACAGAAGCATCGGGTCGGGGGCTTGGGCGGCGCGGAGAGCTTCCAGCAGGAGGCGAGCGTGGCCACGGGTGTTGACGATACCGAGCGCCGTACCACGCGGCGCGGCCATCATTTCGAAAGCGATTTCCGACCAAGACCGCTCCTCTCGGTGATTCCAACGATAGGAGACCCTCCTCAGGGTATCGAAGTGCTCTTCTACGCGGTCGACGATCTCGGTTGGGTCGAATCGCTCGATCCCGGGAATCGACTCGAACGCGGGCTGGGTCGCGGTGGCCAACACAACCGTTGATCCGTAGTCGTCGGTCAAAGAACGCAGCGCGTCGATTGAGGGGACCGTGACATGGCGAGGAATCGACTGGGCCTCATCGAGCACGATCACCGCGTTAGCCATGCGATGATTCTTGCGGCACCTACCCGGCCTGTTCGAAAACAAGCTCTCCAGCAGCTGAACGGTCGTCGTCACGACCACTGGGGCATCCCAGTTCTCCGACGACAGTTCCGACCACCGCGCCCACGGAGTCCCAGCCGCCTCCTCGCTTCGCCAAGGGGCGTTGCTGTGGTGCTCCAAGACCACGCCTTCACCTAGCGCGTCACGTAGCGTCTCCGCCGTGCGCTCCGTCGGGTAAACCGCCTCGGCACCCCCTTCGAGAGCACTGCGGAATTCCTCCGCCGTCTGGGAGGTCACGCTGATGAACGGAGCGGCATAGATCACCCTGTCCATGCCCCGGAGCGCGGCGTGCTCAAGGGCGAACCCCATCACCGAGAGAGTCTTCCCGGAACCTGTCGGGGCGGTCAGACTGTACCGCCCCGGAGCTCCGGTTGCGGCTCTCAAGCAATCTTCGCGTATCGCCCGCCGACATTCGTTGACCGTGCCTGAAGCGCCCGAGAAGCGTACCCGACAGTGGCTGTCGAGAACATCTCTCAGGGCCGTGATCTCGCCACGGGCTTCCCCCGGCTGCCAGCCCCGGGGCCTGAAGTGGTTTTCGGTGTCGAGGTAGTCTGCATCAACCAGGCACGAGAAGACCATCCGCAGGAAGAACTCCAGATGGATGTGGCTTCTGGTGGCATAATGCGGCACCAAGCCAAGATCTTCGGACGGCTCCAGATCGGGGATGAATCTTGGTGCTAGAGCCAGCGCCTCGCACCCGCGCTCTTGCAACGCCTCGTCGCTAAGGAAGCTCCTAACGCGGGCCAGCGATTTCAGTCCGCCGTGGTGACCATGCACCACCAGCGCCGCGCTGCCCGCCCAGTGAGCGGCCATCCGGGTCCCCGCCCACTTGTGGTCGGGTGCTCCTGCTCCCCGACTCGCATGGACATACGCCTGCCAGTCCGGGTGGAACTTGCCGAGGTCGTGCCACATCCCCAGATACTTGGCCAGATGGTGGCCGCCGAACTCGCGCGCGAACTCGCACGCCAGTTCGGAAACGCTACGAAGGTGGGCGACCAGATCGTGGGTCCGTCCGGTCTCGTTCTCCGAATGCGCGATTGGTCCAAGGCTTGTCGGCCCGTTCAGCCGATCCCACTCTCCGTCCTCGGTGGCGGAGTGTCCCTTCTCTCCGATGTCTCCAGCGGATCCGCCAGCGGGTTGCTCAGACGATCGTGGCCTGTCGCCTGGGGGCTTCATAGCTTTTTCCCAAGCTCTCCACTCGGGGCTTGACCTTGTCTGCGGGACCCAAGTCCAAGATCAATATATGGTCCTCGGTCGGTTTCATCCATTCTTCGAGTCGGATGGTCATTTCCGCGCGACGGCGGGCCGTCAACCGGCACTGGAAG
The genomic region above belongs to Gammaproteobacteria bacterium and contains:
- a CDS encoding AlpA family transcriptional regulator codes for the protein METLERYFNARVAAFLDRTGMPPTTFGMRAVGDPNLMRQIAAGRSLSLRMADRILAFIDGYDADSDGTRAPPHRHRHRWSKAAAGRTRGSGEMADRPSEKRTDEPIRFIRASEITARLGVARPTIYGWVDAGRFPPPIHLGPRAVGWIRSEFDAWIHNRIAETRGGGESVAPMTLQGKDRK
- a CDS encoding S24/S26 family peptidase; its protein translation is MKNKRKPAPARLDPVRRRLLQLLTTKGSTLQAASIAMGRNEAYLQQFVHRGTPKILAEDDREILAEHLGCRPELLKHGRSYRLSTHAKRPPPPSDAYSAPVGYSVVPEADVRLDPGTEAWNGALRETGEAWLFADSFIRHRLRADPGDLWMIEVDGDSMEPLLSSGDHILIDASRTVPAPPGIFVIWDGIALVAKRIEHVPHSDPPRVVLKPVNPEYDSHEQLAGEIQVVGRAVWISKRL
- a CDS encoding restriction endonuclease, which translates into the protein MPRSDLPFGSEFSPDRIDLPVLLELAQEHGADWNTFEEAVRDRYFAEHKTSDYNKRKLANNTKLSLRAYGLIGESDATLTEMGEALYASRHDQVALFEAFARHILKNCRGMSFVQCLLDMHVAGERINLIKLRQWLQERGIAVPRGGKHMSTMRLWLEKGGVLVSGYRVDQARLNEILGIAVEEFEALAIFSPQQRAYLKALANIDGGGPHPSNDIERLAAATYGVTFNEKNLPKQVLYPLEKAGYIELERGTKKAGRGAKPFMVTATDKLEVDVIAPLIEQIEHLTHADLRPLLRKSLRDVRADLRAEDRHIRGLALEALAFKLMRLIDLTYVATRLRGAATGGAEVDLVFQSTRLVFSRWQVQCKNAGRVSLDDVAKEVGLTHFLKSNAIVMVSTGKISEDARRYANKIMTDSNLCVVMLDGDDLALIEARPAAIVDVFNREAGHAMELKKLEL
- a CDS encoding site-specific DNA-methyltransferase gives rise to the protein MSQAQPAFTTFRETPLGKIIQGDSRDVLASYTGESVDLIMTSPPFGLVRKKDYGNVEADEYVDWFKSFAAEFHRVLKDNGSLVIDIGGAWNKGYPTRNLYHFKLLIMLCEEFDFRLAQEFYWWNPSKLPTPAEWVTVRRIRVKDAVNTVWWLSKTPWPKASNRRVLQPYSPSMRDLLTKGYRAKKRPSGHDISSKFSIDNGAAIPPNLIAIPNTESNSFYLRYCEEKGHKPHPARYPAALPEYFIRMLTEPGDLVVDPFAGSCVTGEVCERTGRRWACIELLDEYCQAALGRFVRDPRETAKVATKPGDPSNYYRVPRPDILWENGADPPLAEDGGRKRPVKPKDLPAKVPDDMLESAREQYEFVMRRAFSDRSARSEVK
- a CDS encoding type I-C CRISPR-associated protein Cas8c/Csd1; translation: MLFRRLMEYGKGLEDGYAYYQRDESTLVVDIDSTSGKVQPIHMGTEGQPLAVPKVNRTSGNEPFLLVEGPEYVFGMPVGKGERRARRAEKRHAAYRELLNRCADETGSSAVGAVADLVSDADALSLLEARLLPGKEPRVLTEKEAKQWIAFRADGSYVHDQPDVAAFWAREVERSSATGEGRCSVCARRGPLAKKNPVKAKGVGAAAVTSANEPAFVSFGLEKHGPKTERYRTTSVCLSCAYRVTVAFNDLMDWKAGGGRSLAATHNRGGSHRIGDAKLAYWSTGDPGFAVDIMRCLENPSSADVAELFRSPRTGRTALLPADAGFHSFTASGYKSRVVFRDWIDVPLREVQANVHGWVERVNIVGQNGEPAAVGIGQLLASTVHPRKDIRAADGLALWRTALLGAPFPQRLQAAAVRRASVERRMTTSRAAILKAAVLDRTGLALRNNDHELENDRMNDASTGNLTRLNPDHPSPAYHLGRLLAVLDDIQYQAQKIRTVVDRNVGGATSSPMAVFPRLLEMARKAHLPKIERAEETGRRHILQRRLEGLIPEKFPRRLGLEDKSLFMVGLYHEEADRRARIAAAIAQKERGGG
- the cas5c gene encoding type I-C CRISPR-associated protein Cas5c, with amino-acid sequence MRPLSVQVWGETACFTRPEHKVERVSYPVMTPSAARGVLEAIYWKPEFEWVVTGIDVLRPIRWHSFTRNEVNRRATGSVGFVASAARTQRHTVALRDVAYVIRAWQEPRPHEKEGVVRHRDVFRRRVERGRCFHRPYLGCREFAAHFGPAVTGNAHPIDETVDLGPMLLDLNYDPDGSGRGTPVFFDAMLQEGTLVEARSSRLPRRPLSRKV
- the cas7c gene encoding type I-C CRISPR-associated protein Cas7/Csd2, with product MTTSQNRITDTRRRHDFVLLFDITDGNISGDPDAGNLPRQDPETGAGLITDVAIKRRVRDYAAAEGHAIFVQGDTYLNAHLERAYKDEGLEARSTSRKDREAGGNRLCATFWDVRTFGAVASTGDYNCGQIRGPVQFTFARSVDPINPMVHTLTRKAFTTREKFESTSSETEMGSKATIPYGLYRAHGFVSPPFAGRTKFNASDLELLWRALRMMWDLDRSAARGLIATRGLHIFSHESELGNTPAHELFDRVRARLKDGVETPRSFRDYKIKVDGTGLPTGVSLTSLVG
- the cas3 gene encoding CRISPR-associated helicase Cas3': MKPPGDRPRSSEQPAGGSAGDIGEKGHSATEDGEWDRLNGPTSLGPIAHSENETGRTHDLVAHLRSVSELACEFAREFGGHHLAKYLGMWHDLGKFHPDWQAYVHASRGAGAPDHKWAGTRMAAHWAGSAALVVHGHHGGLKSLARVRSFLSDEALQERGCEALALAPRFIPDLEPSEDLGLVPHYATRSHIHLEFFLRMVFSCLVDADYLDTENHFRPRGWQPGEARGEITALRDVLDSHCRVRFSGASGTVNECRRAIREDCLRAATGAPGRYSLTAPTGSGKTLSVMGFALEHAALRGMDRVIYAAPFISVTSQTAEEFRSALEGGAEAVYPTERTAETLRDALGEGVVLEHHSNAPWRSEEAAGTPWARWSELSSENWDAPVVVTTTVQLLESLFSNRPGRCRKNHRMANAVIVLDEAQSIPRHVTVPSIDALRSLTDDYGSTVVLATATQPAFESIPGIERFDPTEIVDRVEEHFDTLRRVSYRWNHREERSWSEIAFEMMAAPRGTALGIVNTRGHARLLLEALRAAQAPDPMLLSTRLCSRHRRRVEEMVRQRLKRGEPCLLVSTQIVEAGVDLDFPAVWREFAPLPSVVQAAGRCNREGNMEDLGTVTVFRTPDTWAAADAVYGPAIGQTEKIVSSHDFACDRPETAMAGYFRELYGLLAPGNGLDRCSIQDRRSNGNFPYDEIAKDFRLIEDDQFPVVITNFERGDEVRGWLQYLDNMAEGPATPDPTKARRLRRRLQPYLVDLGHRDFERARADGMTGERGSASGFPEWTGPYDATAGLVLDEPNARRRL